In Anaerolineales bacterium, the following proteins share a genomic window:
- the rlmB gene encoding 23S rRNA (guanosine(2251)-2'-O)-methyltransferase RlmB, which translates to MFKIEISDTVQAKGKIAEILSLAQQKKIQVVKAPRARLDKIHEHNQGIVAEVSKYPYADLLDIFENARKKDEPPFVLLLDSLNDPQNFGALIRTAEAVGVHGIVIPLAHTVEVTPAVVNASSGASEHLLIARMNLSQAIDALKEENVWVVGLDQDGETVGAKTTRHFSGATALVVGSEGEGIRQLTRAKCDIVLKLPMRGQVESLNAAVAGSVALYLAYLARKGG; encoded by the coding sequence GTGTTCAAGATCGAAATTTCGGATACGGTTCAAGCCAAAGGAAAAATAGCCGAGATTTTGAGTTTGGCGCAACAGAAAAAGATTCAGGTGGTGAAAGCGCCGCGCGCGCGGCTGGATAAAATCCACGAACACAATCAGGGAATTGTCGCGGAGGTGAGCAAGTATCCGTATGCCGATCTGCTTGACATCTTCGAGAACGCACGCAAAAAAGATGAACCTCCGTTCGTGCTGTTGCTCGATTCGTTGAACGACCCGCAGAATTTCGGCGCGCTGATTCGCACAGCCGAGGCGGTGGGTGTGCATGGCATCGTCATTCCGCTGGCGCACACGGTGGAGGTCACGCCTGCGGTGGTCAACGCGTCGTCGGGCGCGAGCGAGCATCTGCTCATTGCGCGCATGAATTTGTCACAGGCGATCGACGCGTTGAAAGAGGAAAATGTTTGGGTGGTCGGGTTGGATCAGGACGGGGAAACGGTCGGCGCGAAGACAACGCGTCACTTTAGTGGGGCAACCGCACTCGTGGTCGGAAGCGAGGGCGAGGGCATCCGTCAACTCACGCGGGCGAAATGCGACATCGTTTTGAAACTTCCGATGCGCGGGCAAGTCGAATCGTTGAACGCGGCGGTGGCGGGGTCGGTGGCGTTGTATCTGGCGTATTTGGCGAGAAAGGGTGGTTGA